CACCACCTCCGCCCCGAGCCGCTCGGCCAACGCCAGCGCCAGCTCGGTCTTCCCCGCCGCCGTCGGCCCCACCACCGCCAGCACAGGCCCCGGCCGCGGGTCGGCCGGCCCCGGGCGTGGTGGGGGAAGGGTCATGGCCGGAGGTCGCGCGGCGACGGGGGCAGGGTTGTATTGGGTCGTGGCGCGGTCAGGAGGGCGACCAGATAGCCCACGCCATAGGGCGCGTCGTCGTACAGGACCTGGCCGCGCAGGGGCGGTTCGCCCACGACCGACACCTCGCCGCCCGACCCCGGCCCGCCCGCCACCGGACCCTCGCCATCCACCCCGCCCCTGTCCCCGTGTGGCCCTGGGGCGCCGGACCCCGGCCCTTCGGCGAACGCGCCGGCGAGGGTCTGGAGGGGGACCCGGCCGGCGACGAGCAGGTCGGCGGCTTGGGCGGGGTCGAGGTCGAGGAGGCGGGCGGGGTCGCCGGAGCGGAATGCCTCGGCGATCGAGGCGTCGAAGCCGGCCGCCTCCTCCCGGAAGGCCCCTGGGGCCCGCTCGGTCCGGCATGCCGACAGATCGGCCATCGCCACCAGGCCGGTGGCGCCGAGCTGCTGGGCCGCGGTGGTCAGGGTGCGGCCGATTGCGGCGGCCGCGCCGGGGCCGAGCGAGCCGGGGACGGTGACGGCGGCCAGGCGGGCGGGCGGCGGATCGAGGGCGGCCAGGAGGTGGGCGGCGACGGTCAGGGACAGGGGCAGATGCCTGAGCCGGGCGGGTGGCGGGAGGCCTGGAAGGTCGAGGGCGACCAGAGCGGGGAGGGTGACCTCGACGTCGGCGCCGTAGGGCTGGAACGATCCGGCCGCCGCCGGTTCGGGCACGCCCCAGACCGGCCCGTCGCCGACGACGACGGTGATGTCGGCGGCGCCGAGGACCGTGGACAGGGCCTTGTGGCAGGCGGCCCGCAGCGTGTCGAGCTCGGCCGCGGCGACGCCGGCGAGCTCGGGCACGAGCAGGGGCGGGTGCGGCAGGACGGCCGCCACGACCGGGTGACGACCGGCGACCGGATGCTGACCGGCGACCGGGTGACCACCGGGAACCGGCTGAGGATCGGCGACCGGCTGTTCCCGGTGAGCGGCGGGCCGCGGGTCCCGGCCCTCACGCGGCATGGGCGACCCTCAGCCGACCAGCGGCAGGGGGACCGCCCGGGCGGGCAGCGGCCGCGGCGCCGGCGCCGCCCCGCACGACCCGGCGGCAGGTCGCCATGGCCGGTGGGCCAGCACCGGCCCCCCGACCAGGTGATGGGGGGCCGCCTGCTCGACCCGGACCGTCACCAGGTCCCCGGGCGCCACCGCGACGACACCCGTGACCGCCGGGGCCGGGAAGTGGCAGAGCTTGTTGGTCCGGGTGCGGCCCGACATGCGGGTGGGGTTGGTCTTGGAGGTGGACTGCTCGACCAGGAGCTCGACCTCGGTGCCGAGCAGGGCCCGGTTGGCCTCCAGGCTGACGCGCTCCTGGAGCTGGAGGAGGCGCTGGAAGCGGTCCTTGACCACGTCGGCGGGCACCTGGTCGGGCATGGAGGCGGCCTCGGTGCCGGGGCGGGGCGAGTACTGGAAGGTGAAGGCCGAGTCGAACCGGGCCTGCTCCACCAGGTCGAGGGTGTCGGCGAAGTCGGCCTCGGTCTCGCCCGGGAACCCGACGATGATGTCGGTGGAGAAGGCGACCCCGGGGATGGCGGCGCGCAGGCTGGCCAGGATCTCGAGGTAGCGGCGCCTGCGGTAGCCGCGGCGCATCAGCCGCAGGACCCGGTCGGAGCCCGACTGGAGCGGGAAGTGGACGTGCTCGCACAGGGGCCGGCAGCCGGCCATGGCCTCGACCACGTCGTCGCGGAAGTCCTTGGGGTTGGGGCTGGTGAAGCGGAGGCGCTCCAGGCCATCGACCCCGTCCAGGGCCCGGAGGAGGTCGCCGAACAGCTGGCGGTGGCCGGGCAGGTCGGTGCCGTAGGAGTTGACGTTCTGGCCGAGCAGGCTGACCTCGAGCACGCCGGCGTCGGCCAGGGCCTGGACCTCGGCGACCACGTCGCCGACCCGGCGGCTGCGCTCCTTGCCGCGCAGCTTGGGGACGATGCAGAAGGTGCAGGTGTTGTTGCAGCCGACGCTGATGGCCACCCAGGCCGACCACTCGCTGGCCCGCCGGGCCGGGAGGGCGGAGGGAAAGCGCTGCATCTCGTCGAAGAACTCGGCCTGGGCGGCGCCCTGCTCGCGGGCCCGGCGCACCAGGACGGGCAGGCTGTGCAGGTTGTGGGTGCCGAAGACCACGTCGACCCAGGGGGCGCGCTCCAGCACCCGGCCCTGGTCCTTCTGGGCGAGGCAGCCGCCGACGGCGATGGTCAGCCCGCGGCTGGCCTTGGTGGTGGCCAGGTGGCCGAGGGTGCCGTAGAGCTTGTTGTCGGCGTTCTCACGGACCGCGCAGGTGTTGAGCACGACCAGGTCGGCGTCGTCCAGCCCGGCGGCACGCTCCATGCCCTCGGCCTCGAGCAGCCCGGCCAGCCGCTCGGAGTCGTGCTCGTTCATCTGGCACCCGAAGGTGCGGATCAGGTATCGCTCACTCATCGCGCCGGATGGTACTCCGCCGGCCTGGTCATCTCACTTGGCGTACTCGATGCTGCGGATCTCGCGGACCACGGTGATCTTGATCTGGCCCGGGTACTGGAGCTCCTGCTCGACCCGCTTGGCCATGTCGCGGGCCAGCACCTGGGCGGCGACGTCGTCGACGTCCTCGGGCTTGACCATGATCCGGACCTCGCGGCCGGCCTGCATGGCGAAGACCTTGTCGACGCCCGGGTAGCTGCCGGCGATCTCCTCGAGGCGCTCCAGGCGCTTGACGTAGGACTCGAGCGTCTCCCGGCGGGCCCCGGGGCGGCCGCCCGAGATGGCGTCGGCGGCCTGGGTGAGCACGGCCTCGATGGTGCGCTGCTCGACCTCGCCGTGGTGGGCCTCGATGGCGTGGACGACCTCGGGACGCTCCTTGAGCCGGCGGGCCAGCTCGGCCCCGATGATGGCGTGTGAGCCCTCGACCTCGTGGGTGAGCGCCTTGCCGATGTCGTGCAGGAATCCGCAGCGCTTGGCCAGGGCGACGTCCATGCCCAGCTCGGAGGCCATGATGCCGGCCAGGTGGGCGGTCTCGATCAGGTGGCGGAGCACGTTCTGGCCGTAGGAGGTGCGGTACTTGAGCCGCCCGAGGACACGGACCAGCTCCGGGTGCAGGTCGGTGATGCCGACCTCGAGGCAGGCGTCCTCGCCGGCCCGGCGGACCTCCCCCTCGACCTCCTGCCGGGCCCGGTCGTAGGTCTCCTCAATGCGGGCCGGGTGGATGCGGCCGTCGGAGACCAGCTTCTCCAGGGTGAGGCGGCCGATCTCACGCCGGACCGGGTCGAAGCAGGACAGCAGGACCGCCTCGGGGGTGTCGTCGATGATGAGGTTGACGCCGGTGACGGCCTCGAAGGCGCGGATGTTGCGGCCCTCGCGGCCGATGATGCGGCCCTTCATGTCGTCGGAGGGCAGGGGCAGCACCGAGACGGTCGACTCGGAGGTCTGCTCGGAGGCGACCCGCTGGATGGCCAGGGTGACGATCTTGCGCGAGCGGCGGTCGGCCTCCTCCCGCGCCTGCTGCTCGAGGTCGCGGACCAGGCC
The nucleotide sequence above comes from Actinomycetota bacterium. Encoded proteins:
- the rny gene encoding ribonuclease Y, whose product is MEAVVLIVGALAGIVVGFLIGTQYQRKQSATVLGSAEQQARALLEDARRQAETTRREAAVEARDEALRLRQGVETEATKLRAEVEVETRTRLAEVQQREDRIAGREEGLDAKATLLDRREVALHDREQALEVTRAELESASEEHRRRLEQVAAMTAAEAKALLVKQIEEDAKRDAMGLVRDLEQQAREEADRRSRKIVTLAIQRVASEQTSESTVSVLPLPSDDMKGRIIGREGRNIRAFEAVTGVNLIIDDTPEAVLLSCFDPVRREIGRLTLEKLVSDGRIHPARIEETYDRARQEVEGEVRRAGEDACLEVGITDLHPELVRVLGRLKYRTSYGQNVLRHLIETAHLAGIMASELGMDVALAKRCGFLHDIGKALTHEVEGSHAIIGAELARRLKERPEVVHAIEAHHGEVEQRTIEAVLTQAADAISGGRPGARRETLESYVKRLERLEEIAGSYPGVDKVFAMQAGREVRIMVKPEDVDDVAAQVLARDMAKRVEQELQYPGQIKITVVREIRSIEYAK
- the miaB gene encoding tRNA (N6-isopentenyl adenosine(37)-C2)-methylthiotransferase MiaB; its protein translation is MSERYLIRTFGCQMNEHDSERLAGLLEAEGMERAAGLDDADLVVLNTCAVRENADNKLYGTLGHLATTKASRGLTIAVGGCLAQKDQGRVLERAPWVDVVFGTHNLHSLPVLVRRAREQGAAQAEFFDEMQRFPSALPARRASEWSAWVAISVGCNNTCTFCIVPKLRGKERSRRVGDVVAEVQALADAGVLEVSLLGQNVNSYGTDLPGHRQLFGDLLRALDGVDGLERLRFTSPNPKDFRDDVVEAMAGCRPLCEHVHFPLQSGSDRVLRLMRRGYRRRRYLEILASLRAAIPGVAFSTDIIVGFPGETEADFADTLDLVEQARFDSAFTFQYSPRPGTEAASMPDQVPADVVKDRFQRLLQLQERVSLEANRALLGTEVELLVEQSTSKTNPTRMSGRTRTNKLCHFPAPAVTGVVAVAPGDLVTVRVEQAAPHHLVGGPVLAHRPWRPAAGSCGAAPAPRPLPARAVPLPLVG